The Malus sylvestris chromosome 12, drMalSylv7.2, whole genome shotgun sequence genome contains a region encoding:
- the LOC126592751 gene encoding NDR1/HIN1-like protein 3, whose translation MSEKQAHLNGAYYGPSIPPKSQSYHRPGRGGSGCLGCCCSCIFGLVFKLIMTAVVILGLAFFIFWLIVRPNRVKFHVTDATLTQFNFSNDNTLHYDLALNLTIRNPNKKIGIYYDRIETRAFYEDQRFSTVTLTPFYQGHKKTNVLNPVFQGQQVLVDSKALSEYNQQKSTGIYEIDLKIYLRIRFKLGLIKTGKFKPKIECDLKVPLTQNGNSVGTFQTTKCKVDYF comes from the coding sequence ATGTCAGAGAAACAAGCCCATTTGAACGGGGCCTACTACGGCCCCTCAATCCCTCCCAAATCCCAGTCCTACCACCGCCCTGGCCGCGGCGGCAGCGGATGCCTCGGCTGCTGCTGCAGCTGCATCTTCGGCCTTGTTTTCAAGCTCATCATGACCGCCGTTGTCATCCTGGGCTTGGCGTTTTTCATCTTTTGGCTCATCGTCCGCCCTAACCGTGTCAAGTTCCACGTCACGGACGCCACCCTCACGCAGTTCAACTTCTCCAACGATAACACCCTCCACTACGACCTCGCCCTCAACCTCACCATCCGAAACCCTAACAAGAAGATCGGTATTTACTACGATCGCATCGAGACCCGGGCCTTTTACGAGGATCAAAGGTTCAGCACGGTTACCTTGACGCCCTTTTACCAAGGGCATAAGAAAACGAACGTGTTGAACCCCGTGTTCCAAGGCCAGCAAGTGCTTGTAGACTCGAAGGCGCTTTCAGAGTACAATCAGCAGAAGAGTACTGGGATTTACGAGATCGATTTGAAGATTTATCTTCGGATTCGGTTCAAACTCGGATTGATCAAGACTGGCAAGTTCAAGCCCAAGATTGAATGCGACTTGAAGGTTCCCTTGACTCAGAACGGAAATTCAGTTGGCACTTTCCAGACTACCAAGTGCAaagttgattacttctaa
- the LOC126593856 gene encoding NDR1/HIN1-like protein 1 codes for MSSKDCGHHGHSKRRKIIRRCCAGLLIFNFILLVTILIVWAILQPSKPRFVLQDVTVFNFNTSVPNVFSSSFQVTISSRNPNDKLGIYYDKLDVYATYRSQQITFSTLIPPVYQGHKDVNIWSPFIYGTEVPIAPYNSIALGQDQNAGSVLMLIKIDGRVRFKVGTFITSRYHLYVRCPAFIPLGSQTTGVVVGNNAVKYQLVQRCSVSV; via the coding sequence ATGTCATCGAAGGACTGCGGCCACCATGGCCACAGCAAGCGACGGAAGATAATCCGCCGCTGCTGTGCCGGCCTCCTAATCTTCAACTTCATCCTCCTCGTCACAATTCTCATCGTGTGGGCTATCCTCCAGCCTTCCAAGCCCCGCTTCGTCCTCCAAGACGTCACTGTCTTCAACTTCAACACCTCCGTCCCCAACGTCTTCTCCTCCAGCTTCCAGGTCACCATCTCCTCCCGAAACCCTAACGACAAGCTCGGCATCTACTACGACAAGCTTGACGTCTACGCCACGTACCGTTCGCAGCAGATCACGTTCTCGACGCTCATCCCGCCGGTGTACCAAGGCCACAAGGACGTCAACATCTGGTCGCCGTTTATCTACGGCACCGAGGTCCCCATCGCACCGTACAACTCCATCGCTCTCGGGCAGGACCAGAATGCCGGGTCGGTTCTTATGCTCATCAAGATAGACGGCCGGGTCAGGTTTAAAGTCGGCACCTTCATAACCAGTCGGTACCATTTGTACGTCCGGTGCCCTGCTTTTATCCCTCTGGGTTCCCAGACCACCGGAGTTGTGGTCGGTAATAACGCCGTCAAGTACCAGCTGGTGCAGCGCTGCAGTGTGAGCGTATGA